A stretch of the Balneola vulgaris DSM 17893 genome encodes the following:
- a CDS encoding DUF4856 domain-containing protein produces the protein MKISRLLFISILSISFISCGISTDNDIDLDIPADYTFTRNGSSSVSFSGQTTRIKMATELVSAMMAFDTSTEESLLEMFRNETSQGGDADPFTDAELNASTKSIKSKVAASADFYSANTTESAEVKADFEAWISAQVNEVFPNEDSLARPGVAGQIADGSSTRYVSAKGLEYNQLVAKGLIGALMTDQMLNNYLSVSVLDAGSNQQDNNSEVLVDGQNYTNMEHKWDEAYGYLFGASQDPANPLATLGDDNFLNKYLGRVVDNPLFSTVGVDVYNAFKTGRAAIVASEYDIRDERANIIRDRISAVIAIRAIYYLQAGKDALSGTEKDFGAAFHDLSEGYGFVYSLQFTRIPGTNAPFFTRSEVEGFLNDLMGDGENGLWDVTPQTLDDISASIAAKFNFNVEQAAS, from the coding sequence ATGAAGATCTCTAGACTATTATTCATCTCTATTTTATCTATATCATTTATTTCTTGTGGAATTAGTACAGATAACGATATCGACTTAGATATCCCTGCTGATTACACCTTTACGAGAAACGGTAGCAGCTCTGTTTCTTTCAGTGGTCAAACCACTCGCATCAAAATGGCTACGGAACTTGTAAGCGCAATGATGGCTTTCGATACTTCCACCGAAGAGTCGCTACTTGAAATGTTTCGTAACGAAACCTCACAAGGTGGCGACGCCGACCCATTTACTGATGCTGAATTAAACGCATCAACTAAAAGCATTAAAAGTAAAGTAGCTGCATCTGCTGATTTCTATTCAGCGAATACTACCGAAAGTGCTGAAGTAAAAGCTGACTTTGAGGCGTGGATTAGCGCACAAGTGAATGAAGTATTCCCAAACGAAGATTCTTTAGCGAGGCCAGGAGTGGCAGGTCAAATCGCCGATGGTTCTTCTACTCGTTATGTAAGTGCAAAAGGCCTTGAGTACAATCAATTAGTTGCAAAGGGACTTATTGGTGCCCTGATGACAGATCAAATGCTTAATAACTACTTATCTGTTTCAGTACTAGATGCAGGAAGTAACCAGCAAGACAATAACAGTGAAGTACTTGTTGATGGCCAAAACTATACCAATATGGAACATAAGTGGGATGAAGCTTATGGTTACCTATTTGGTGCTTCTCAAGACCCAGCTAACCCATTAGCTACTTTAGGAGATGATAACTTCCTAAATAAATACCTCGGTCGTGTAGTTGATAATCCATTGTTCAGCACGGTAGGAGTTGATGTGTATAATGCATTCAAAACGGGTAGAGCAGCAATTGTAGCAAGTGAATATGACATCCGTGATGAGCGAGCGAATATTATTAGAGATCGTATTTCAGCTGTAATTGCCATCCGCGCTATCTATTACTTACAAGCTGGAAAAGATGCACTTTCTGGTACTGAAAAAGACTTTGGTGCTGCATTCCACGATCTATCTGAAGGTTATGGTTTTGTATACAGCTTACAGTTTACTCGTATTCCTGGAACCAACGCACCGTTCTTCACTCGCTCTGAAGTAGAAGGATTCTTAAACGATTTAATGGGTGATGGCGAAAATGGATTATGGGATGTAACTCCACAAACTCTTGATGATATCTCAGCAAGCATTGCAGCTAAATTCAACTTCAACGTTGAACAAGCAGCAAGCTAA
- a CDS encoding imelysin family protein: MRALTILFLLLSVLTVSCTETDLSGPSSNDFDRQAMLENWADNIIIPSYEAFSGHMATLHADAEAFTTTPNQTTLDQLRNSWETAYLSWQNVSQFEIGTAAQIRYRDNMNIYPVNTTELEKNIADGSYNLSLPAENDRQGFPALDYLLFGLSTNDGDILDYYTTHQNADGYKTYLLAVTERMKGLTDTVLDSWKAGYREEFVQNSGNGANSSVDMMVNDYVFYYEKVLRAGKIGIPAGVFSGSPLPTHVEAYYNQELSKALALEAIDAAQAFFNGEYFDGNGSGESLKSYLDFLNTMKEGADLSNRINTQFESARSQANSLSSNFRVQINTDNSAMLSTYDQLQRNVVFLKVDMLQALNINVDYIDADGD, encoded by the coding sequence ATGAGAGCATTAACCATCCTTTTTTTACTTCTATCAGTACTAACCGTTAGTTGTACAGAAACTGATTTATCAGGACCAAGCAGTAACGACTTCGATCGTCAAGCTATGCTTGAAAACTGGGCTGATAATATCATTATTCCATCTTACGAAGCATTTAGTGGGCATATGGCTACGCTACATGCGGACGCTGAAGCATTCACTACCACTCCCAATCAAACAACCTTAGATCAGCTTCGCAACAGCTGGGAAACGGCTTATTTGAGCTGGCAAAATGTATCCCAATTTGAAATTGGTACTGCTGCACAAATTCGATACCGTGATAACATGAACATTTATCCAGTTAACACTACTGAGTTAGAAAAAAATATCGCCGACGGTTCGTATAACTTGAGTTTACCTGCTGAAAACGACCGCCAAGGTTTTCCTGCTTTAGACTATCTATTGTTTGGCCTTTCAACTAACGACGGTGACATCTTAGATTATTATACCACCCATCAAAATGCCGATGGTTATAAAACTTATTTACTAGCTGTAACTGAACGAATGAAGGGGCTCACAGATACTGTATTAGATAGTTGGAAAGCGGGGTATCGCGAAGAATTTGTTCAGAACTCAGGAAATGGAGCCAATTCATCCGTAGACATGATGGTAAACGATTATGTGTTCTACTATGAGAAAGTACTTCGTGCTGGTAAAATTGGTATTCCTGCCGGTGTGTTTTCAGGTTCACCACTTCCAACACATGTTGAAGCTTATTACAACCAAGAGCTTTCAAAAGCCTTAGCCCTTGAAGCTATCGATGCGGCACAGGCTTTCTTTAACGGGGAGTACTTTGATGGGAATGGATCGGGTGAGAGTTTAAAAAGCTACCTCGATTTCTTGAATACAATGAAAGAAGGTGCCGATTTAAGTAATCGTATTAACACTCAGTTTGAATCAGCACGTTCACAAGCGAATTCATTAAGCTCAAATTTCAGAGTTCAAATCAATACCGACAACAGTGCTATGCTGAGTACATATGATCAACTACAACGCAACGTGGTATTCTTAAAAGTTGACATGCTCCAAGCACTTAACATTAATGTAGATTATATAGACGCCGACGGCGATTAA
- a CDS encoding HTTM domain-containing protein: MNRSAVATYFQRTTSAAPLAVFRILFGIMMLWSIIRFATNGWIQKLYIEPTYFFSYYGFEWVKPLGSYTYLLFILCGLSTIGITLGYRYRASILLFFLSFTYIELMDKTTYLNHYYFISVLSFLMIWLPANAHFSLDAKRIPELRVKEIPQWCVDAIKLLIGIVYFYAGLAKLNSDWLFKAMPLQIWLPAKYDIPLLGSLFQQEWTHYAFSWAGAIYDLSIPFLLLWKRTRAIAFILVITFHVLTGVLFPIGMFPYIMIASATIFFSPELHERVLAKLRKGTSFLKIPKAEQGSYAFSSDLVKKTSLGVVSVLLIAQLLIPFRFLLYPGNLYWTEEGYRFSWRVMLMEKAGYANFKVVDPETGRQFYIDNSRFLTSFQEKQMATQPDFILEYAYFLEDYYKNEGIKDPQIYVESYVALNGRSSQPYVDPNVDLTTITPSLKHRTWILPFND, from the coding sequence TTGAATAGATCCGCTGTAGCTACATATTTTCAACGTACTACTTCTGCTGCTCCACTAGCTGTATTCCGAATTCTCTTTGGAATCATGATGCTGTGGAGCATCATTCGTTTTGCTACTAATGGCTGGATTCAAAAACTTTATATAGAGCCTACTTATTTCTTCTCCTATTATGGGTTTGAGTGGGTTAAGCCACTAGGCTCATACACTTATCTACTCTTTATACTCTGTGGCCTTTCAACAATTGGTATCACTTTAGGATATCGATACAGAGCTTCGATTCTGCTCTTTTTCCTCAGTTTTACCTACATAGAATTGATGGATAAAACCACCTACTTAAATCACTATTACTTCATCAGTGTTTTAAGCTTTTTAATGATTTGGCTACCGGCTAACGCTCACTTTTCATTAGATGCTAAGCGAATCCCAGAACTCAGAGTTAAGGAAATACCTCAGTGGTGTGTGGATGCAATCAAGCTACTGATTGGTATAGTGTATTTTTACGCTGGTTTGGCCAAGCTCAATTCTGATTGGCTATTTAAAGCCATGCCCCTCCAAATCTGGTTACCAGCTAAATATGATATCCCTTTATTAGGGTCCTTATTCCAACAAGAATGGACTCATTATGCTTTTAGTTGGGCAGGAGCTATTTATGATCTCAGTATTCCTTTTCTACTCTTATGGAAACGAACTCGAGCCATTGCATTCATTTTAGTGATCACCTTTCATGTGCTTACAGGGGTGCTTTTCCCAATTGGTATGTTCCCCTATATCATGATTGCCAGTGCTACGATATTCTTTTCTCCTGAACTCCATGAAAGAGTATTAGCTAAGCTTCGAAAAGGGACATCCTTCTTAAAAATCCCTAAGGCAGAACAAGGCTCTTATGCATTTTCGAGTGACTTGGTGAAAAAAACCAGCCTTGGAGTAGTCTCGGTTTTACTCATCGCTCAGTTACTGATACCATTCCGTTTCTTACTATATCCCGGCAATTTGTATTGGACAGAAGAAGGCTATCGCTTTTCATGGAGGGTGATGCTTATGGAAAAGGCGGGCTATGCCAATTTCAAAGTAGTAGACCCAGAAACAGGCAGACAATTTTATATAGATAACTCAAGATTCCTCACTTCATTTCAAGAGAAACAAATGGCAACGCAGCCCGATTTTATCCTTGAATATGCGTATTTTCTGGAGGACTATTATAAAAACGAAGGCATCAAAGATCCCCAAATTTATGTTGAAAGCTATGTAGCCCTGAACGGCCGTAGTAGTCAACCTTATGTTGACCCAAATGTGGATCTCACAACCATTACCCCTTCTTTAAAACACCGAACCTGGATCCTCCCTTTTAATGACTAG
- a CDS encoding TonB-dependent receptor domain-containing protein: MTRSIFILSFILLCGVFTDVNAQYKITGKVVAGQSLEPINDVEVFVNETGRSYRTNKEGVYTISGLPDGVYTLFYFALGYAIESQVIRVDGVDQLVDIKMQVVSGTLTEVAVTNQREEIFTIKRLREVEGTAIYAGKKTEVVLLDKMVANTATNNARQVFAQVAGLNIYESNDAGLQLNIGGRGLDPNRSANFNIRQNGYDISADVLGYPESYYTPPTEALKEIQVIRGAASLQYGTQFGGLVNFKMKTPNPNEKFEFLSRQTMGSNQLITNFSSISGTHNKLGYYSFYNYKTGKGFRPNSDYDSHNFYTVLNYDLTPKTTAQLEFTYFKYLAQQPGGLTDAQFYTDPTFSNRERNWFEVDWKLLAFKLNHKFSYQTEWSVTAFGLDASRKSVGFRTNRVSQTDDPTAPRDLILGNFNNGGVETRFLHRYKIGDRNSVFLIGSKYYQSDNTSFQGPGSADSDANFNPATQSYPNYPNQSDFEFPNKNLAVFGEHIFYLSDKFSITPGFRFEYIKTQSAGTYKRINFDLAGNPIQNQTFEDNRTFKRNFLLLGTGFSYLPNEQTEFYANVSQNYRSVTFNDIRVINPTYQVDPNISDESGFTTDFGIRGKAGSILSYDLSGFALSYNDRLGEVLRAETRTNASGEQEETGRIVRYRGNIGQAFMVGLESLIDLNVLELFGSSPKEAKLTVFANTAITKSEYISSEVPGVEGNEVEFIPLVNLKTGINAGYKNLIGSLQYTYLSKQYTDASNARQNPRDNQSGIQGEIPAYDIVDLSLSFTKKWFKIESGINNLLDKSYFTRRATGYPGPGIIPSPPRTYYVTLQLQLK; encoded by the coding sequence ATGACTAGATCAATTTTTATCCTATCATTTATACTATTGTGTGGGGTATTCACCGATGTTAATGCACAATACAAGATTACAGGTAAAGTAGTAGCTGGCCAAAGTCTTGAACCCATTAACGATGTAGAAGTTTTCGTCAACGAAACAGGGCGTTCTTACCGAACGAACAAAGAAGGGGTTTATACCATATCGGGACTACCTGATGGCGTTTATACCTTATTCTATTTTGCTCTTGGCTATGCTATTGAAAGCCAGGTAATTCGTGTAGATGGCGTAGATCAGCTTGTAGATATTAAAATGCAGGTGGTATCTGGCACGCTTACAGAAGTTGCTGTAACCAATCAACGAGAAGAGATTTTCACTATTAAGCGATTACGCGAAGTTGAAGGCACGGCCATTTATGCTGGTAAGAAAACAGAAGTAGTGTTACTTGATAAGATGGTTGCTAATACCGCAACTAACAATGCTCGTCAGGTTTTTGCCCAAGTAGCCGGCCTAAATATTTATGAATCTAATGACGCTGGGCTTCAACTCAATATCGGTGGCCGTGGATTAGACCCCAATAGATCTGCTAATTTCAACATTCGCCAAAATGGCTACGATATTAGTGCCGATGTTCTAGGGTACCCCGAAAGTTATTACACCCCTCCTACCGAGGCTCTTAAAGAAATTCAAGTAATTCGAGGAGCAGCATCTCTACAATATGGAACTCAGTTTGGTGGCTTAGTTAACTTCAAAATGAAGACGCCAAATCCGAATGAGAAATTTGAATTCCTATCTCGTCAAACGATGGGATCAAATCAACTTATTACAAACTTCAGTAGCATAAGTGGCACGCATAATAAATTGGGCTACTACAGCTTCTACAATTACAAAACTGGTAAAGGCTTCAGGCCGAATTCTGATTATGACTCTCATAATTTTTATACCGTTTTAAATTATGATCTGACGCCAAAAACTACGGCTCAATTAGAGTTCACCTACTTCAAATATTTAGCTCAACAACCGGGCGGACTTACAGACGCTCAATTTTATACCGATCCAACCTTCAGCAATCGTGAAAGAAATTGGTTCGAAGTAGATTGGAAGCTGCTAGCATTTAAACTGAATCACAAGTTTAGCTACCAAACAGAGTGGAGTGTAACTGCATTTGGTTTAGATGCTTCACGTAAATCAGTTGGCTTTAGAACAAATAGAGTTTCTCAAACCGACGACCCAACTGCTCCCCGTGATCTTATACTAGGCAACTTCAATAATGGTGGAGTAGAAACTCGATTCTTACATCGCTATAAAATTGGAGATCGAAATTCGGTATTTCTGATTGGTTCTAAGTACTACCAATCTGATAACACTTCCTTTCAAGGCCCAGGAAGTGCCGATAGCGATGCCAATTTTAATCCTGCTACCCAGAGCTATCCTAATTACCCAAACCAGTCTGATTTTGAGTTCCCCAACAAAAACTTAGCCGTATTTGGTGAGCATATTTTTTACCTGAGTGATAAGTTTTCCATCACTCCAGGATTTCGATTCGAGTACATAAAAACTCAAAGTGCGGGTACTTATAAACGCATCAATTTCGATTTAGCTGGAAACCCAATTCAGAATCAAACTTTCGAAGACAACCGAACTTTCAAAAGAAACTTTCTTCTATTAGGTACAGGATTCAGTTATCTACCGAATGAGCAAACTGAGTTTTATGCGAATGTTTCGCAGAATTATCGCTCAGTAACCTTTAATGATATCCGAGTTATTAACCCCACCTATCAAGTGGATCCCAATATTTCTGATGAAAGTGGATTCACTACCGATTTCGGAATTAGAGGAAAGGCCGGTTCAATTTTATCGTACGATCTAAGTGGTTTTGCATTATCCTACAACGACCGTTTAGGAGAAGTGCTAAGGGCTGAAACCCGCACTAACGCAAGTGGCGAACAAGAAGAAACTGGACGAATAGTTCGTTACCGTGGCAACATCGGTCAAGCATTTATGGTGGGATTAGAAAGCCTTATTGACTTAAACGTACTTGAGTTATTCGGTAGCAGCCCTAAAGAAGCAAAACTTACGGTATTTGCTAATACGGCTATTACCAAATCAGAATATATATCTTCGGAAGTCCCCGGTGTAGAAGGGAATGAAGTTGAATTTATCCCACTCGTAAATTTAAAAACCGGTATTAATGCTGGCTATAAAAACCTGATTGGTTCTTTGCAATATACCTACCTCAGTAAGCAATACACCGATGCCTCGAATGCTAGGCAAAACCCTCGCGATAACCAGAGTGGCATACAGGGCGAAATTCCTGCTTATGATATTGTAGATTTGTCGCTTAGTTTTACGAAGAAGTGGTTTAAAATAGAAAGTGGAATCAATAATCTTTTAGACAAAAGCTACTTTACGCGCCGTGCAACAGGTTATCCAGGACCGGGCATCATTCCTTCCCCTCCACGAACTTACTATGTAACCCTACAGCTTCAGCTAAAATAA
- a CDS encoding TolB family protein → MKRSFFILSLLLLMACSKSDTDSLRYEQEVHLKNIKQLTFGGDNAEAYWSYDNTKLVFQSNNPAWGTECDQIYYMDAEEQEPGFEAPIISTGLGRTTCSYFLPDETIVYGSTHLADISCPEVPERGPGGAYVWPIYEGYDIFRANLDGEIIDTLTTTPGYDAEATVSPDGSKIVFTSMRTGDLELFIMDVDGSNVTQITDELGYDGGAFFSPDGKQLIFRASRPKTDEEIEKYTSLLAEGLVEPTDMELFIVNVDGTGMKQITNLGNANWAPYFHPSGEKIIFSSNHNSTRGFPFNLFMINPDGTGLEQITFDDTFDSFPMFSHDGKKLVFSSNRNNGGTRATNIFIADWVH, encoded by the coding sequence ATGAAAAGATCATTCTTTATTCTTTCCCTGTTATTACTAATGGCATGCTCTAAGTCAGACACCGATTCACTTAGATATGAGCAAGAAGTTCACCTAAAGAATATCAAGCAGCTTACTTTTGGTGGCGACAACGCTGAAGCCTATTGGAGTTACGACAATACTAAGCTCGTATTTCAATCTAACAATCCTGCTTGGGGCACCGAGTGTGATCAAATCTACTATATGGATGCAGAGGAACAAGAGCCAGGGTTCGAAGCACCTATAATTAGTACTGGTCTTGGCCGAACTACTTGTTCCTATTTTTTACCTGATGAGACCATCGTTTATGGCTCTACGCATTTAGCTGATATTTCCTGCCCAGAAGTACCAGAACGTGGACCAGGCGGTGCTTATGTGTGGCCTATCTATGAAGGGTATGACATTTTTAGAGCTAACTTAGATGGTGAAATCATTGATACTCTCACTACTACACCTGGTTACGATGCAGAGGCTACGGTATCACCAGATGGTTCAAAAATTGTATTCACATCCATGCGAACAGGCGACTTAGAACTTTTCATTATGGATGTAGACGGGTCTAATGTTACTCAAATAACCGATGAGCTAGGATATGATGGAGGTGCTTTTTTCTCACCAGATGGAAAACAACTCATCTTCAGAGCGTCTCGCCCTAAAACCGATGAGGAGATTGAGAAATACACCTCATTACTTGCCGAAGGCTTAGTAGAGCCTACTGATATGGAACTCTTTATCGTGAACGTTGACGGTACAGGCATGAAGCAAATAACCAACTTAGGAAATGCTAACTGGGCTCCTTACTTCCACCCTTCTGGGGAAAAGATCATATTTTCATCCAACCACAATTCTACGCGTGGCTTCCCATTTAACTTGTTCATGATTAATCCTGATGGCACTGGTCTTGAACAAATCACCTTTGATGACACTTTTGACTCATTCCCAATGTTCTCGCATGATGGCAAGAAGCTAGTTTTTTCTTCCAATCGTAATAATGGTGGCACTAGAGCAACCAATATATTTATAGCCGATTGGGTACACTAA
- a CDS encoding thioredoxin family protein, protein MWTFKSISLTVIVLFFSVQNLNAQELKKVTFEELPTLQAQENRPVLVFLTADWCMYCKRVKHTAFEQNDIIASLNKDFYFIEFDGESKKPVTFLGQVYEYKPTGPNTGTHELAALLATENGELSYPTFLILNAKFELLYRYAGYMKTSEIRELLTLVKKHEVQ, encoded by the coding sequence ATGTGGACATTTAAAAGCATATCACTCACCGTTATAGTGCTGTTCTTCAGTGTGCAGAACTTAAATGCACAGGAGTTGAAGAAAGTGACTTTTGAAGAATTGCCTACCCTTCAAGCACAAGAAAACCGCCCAGTATTGGTTTTTCTAACAGCCGATTGGTGCATGTATTGCAAAAGAGTAAAGCACACGGCTTTTGAGCAGAATGATATAATAGCCTCACTAAATAAAGATTTCTACTTTATCGAATTCGATGGGGAGAGTAAGAAGCCTGTTACGTTTTTAGGTCAAGTATATGAGTATAAACCTACAGGGCCGAATACAGGCACCCATGAATTAGCTGCTTTGTTAGCTACTGAAAATGGGGAACTGAGTTATCCTACTTTTTTAATATTGAATGCAAAGTTTGAACTACTTTATCGATATGCCGGCTACATGAAGACCTCTGAAATCAGGGAATTGCTTACGCTTGTTAAAAAGCATGAGGTGCAATAA
- a CDS encoding TonB-dependent receptor, producing MRVKILFLFILFSPSISVFAQQATIKGKVTSQGEPIEFVNVYVLGADKGAITDSEGEYLVKGIKPGKYLIKVSYVGYRTIEQRVELKGEDVTTLNFELESASIQGEEIVVTGTLKEITRAKSPVPVELYTPKFFKMNPTPSLYDAMQNVNGVRPQLNCNVCNTGDIHINGLEGPYTMILIDGMPIVSGLSTVYGLSGIPNSMIERIEIVKGPASSLYGSEAVGGLINVITKKPVNAPKFMAEGMATSWNEYNIDLGARFSKKDAFDVLTGVNVFNYSNTIDQNNDNFTDVTLQKRASIFQKWSFHRKENRLFSIALRALYEDRWGGEMDWNKSHRGGDEVYGESIYTKRWEVIGNYQLPTYEKLLFSFSYNSHDQDSYYGDLPYMAQQNIGFGQLTWDTEVDKHSLLVGAALRYTYYDDNTPATADSDNANLNNPDVVWLPGIFIQDDISVNEATNVLLGLRYDYNTVHGNIWTPRFAYKVSLNDKNILRLNAGTGFRVVNLFTEEHASLTGAREVVIEEELKPEQSYNVNLNYEHKIFGSEGFYAGIDGTIWYTYFTNQILPDYESNSNQIVYDNLEGHGVTQGAALNVNLEFENGFKVMGGASFIDVHTVEKDDSGVNRKTRPLLTERWTGTWAVTYPVKSLGLKIDYTGNVYGPMKLPVLNEQDPRPDTSPWWSIQNIQFTWNRSSSPFEVYAGVKNLLNFTPPANSIARSHDPFDKNVTFDGNGEPVATANNPHALTFDPSYVFAPNQGTRMFVGIRYEFR from the coding sequence ATGCGAGTCAAGATTCTATTCCTTTTTATACTATTCAGTCCGTCAATATCCGTTTTTGCTCAACAAGCCACTATTAAAGGCAAGGTTACGTCACAAGGAGAGCCCATTGAATTTGTGAATGTGTATGTACTTGGTGCCGACAAAGGCGCTATCACAGATTCGGAGGGGGAATATTTAGTGAAAGGCATTAAGCCTGGCAAGTATCTCATCAAAGTATCCTACGTAGGATATCGAACCATAGAGCAAAGAGTAGAGCTGAAGGGAGAAGATGTTACTACGCTAAACTTTGAATTAGAAAGTGCTTCCATTCAAGGTGAGGAAATTGTAGTTACAGGGACCTTAAAAGAGATAACGAGAGCAAAAAGTCCGGTACCCGTCGAGCTTTATACTCCCAAATTTTTCAAGATGAATCCTACGCCATCGTTATATGATGCGATGCAAAATGTGAACGGGGTGCGCCCTCAATTAAACTGCAATGTGTGTAACACGGGTGATATTCACATCAATGGTTTAGAAGGCCCATATACTATGATTTTGATTGATGGAATGCCCATTGTGAGTGGATTGAGTACAGTGTATGGATTGTCAGGTATACCTAACTCTATGATAGAGAGAATAGAAATTGTGAAAGGTCCAGCCTCATCTTTATATGGATCAGAAGCAGTAGGTGGTTTGATAAATGTGATCACAAAAAAACCTGTTAATGCCCCCAAGTTTATGGCTGAAGGGATGGCTACATCTTGGAATGAGTATAACATTGATTTGGGTGCACGCTTCAGTAAAAAAGACGCTTTTGATGTACTTACTGGGGTGAATGTGTTCAATTACAGCAATACTATAGATCAGAACAACGATAACTTCACAGATGTAACCCTTCAAAAAAGAGCATCAATCTTTCAGAAATGGTCGTTTCATCGAAAAGAGAATAGACTTTTCAGCATCGCATTAAGAGCCTTATATGAAGATAGATGGGGTGGAGAAATGGATTGGAATAAATCTCACCGAGGGGGAGATGAGGTGTATGGCGAAAGTATCTACACCAAGCGCTGGGAAGTAATAGGAAACTACCAACTGCCTACCTATGAAAAACTTCTTTTCTCCTTTTCCTATAACTCCCACGACCAAGATTCTTATTACGGGGATTTACCATACATGGCACAACAAAACATCGGATTCGGTCAGTTAACGTGGGATACTGAAGTGGATAAGCATAGTTTATTGGTAGGAGCAGCGCTTAGATATACCTACTACGATGATAATACCCCGGCTACAGCAGATAGTGATAATGCGAACTTAAATAATCCAGATGTAGTGTGGTTGCCTGGTATATTTATTCAGGATGATATTAGTGTGAATGAAGCCACGAATGTGTTGCTGGGATTACGATATGATTATAACACCGTACATGGCAATATTTGGACTCCTCGATTTGCATACAAAGTAAGTCTGAACGATAAAAATATTCTTCGCTTGAATGCCGGTACTGGATTTAGAGTAGTGAATTTGTTTACAGAAGAGCATGCTTCTCTAACAGGAGCCCGTGAGGTTGTAATAGAAGAGGAGTTAAAACCTGAACAAAGCTATAATGTGAATCTTAATTACGAGCATAAGATCTTTGGCTCAGAAGGCTTTTATGCGGGTATTGATGGAACCATCTGGTATACATACTTCACCAATCAAATACTTCCAGATTACGAGAGTAATTCTAATCAAATAGTATATGATAACTTGGAAGGCCATGGCGTGACTCAAGGAGCTGCACTGAATGTAAACCTTGAATTTGAAAATGGCTTCAAGGTGATGGGAGGTGCTTCCTTTATTGATGTGCATACTGTTGAGAAAGATGATTCAGGAGTGAATCGTAAAACACGGCCATTGTTAACAGAGCGTTGGACAGGTACATGGGCTGTTACATACCCGGTCAAGTCATTAGGCTTGAAAATAGATTATACAGGTAATGTATATGGACCGATGAAGTTGCCAGTGCTTAATGAGCAAGATCCGAGACCAGACACTTCCCCTTGGTGGAGTATTCAAAACATTCAGTTTACTTGGAACCGATCTTCCAGTCCATTTGAAGTATATGCGGGAGTTAAAAACCTATTGAATTTCACCCCTCCGGCAAATAGCATAGCACGTTCTCACGACCCATTTGATAAAAATGTGACATTTGATGGAAATGGAGAACCTGTTGCAACGGCAAATAACCCACATGCTCTCACTTTTGATCCGAGTTACGTTTTTGCGCCTAACCAAGGCACAAGAATGTTTGTGGGCATTAGATACGAGTTTAGGTAA